A region of Lycium barbarum isolate Lr01 chromosome 3, ASM1917538v2, whole genome shotgun sequence DNA encodes the following proteins:
- the LOC132632852 gene encoding uncharacterized protein LOC132632852, with protein sequence MMMMMMMESMAVTRFSASNNPLLIRSMATQKPTPSATKTVTSKKAPSPVKLLTRVEQLRLLTKAEKAGLLSAAEKSGLTLSTIERLGLLSKAEELGILSAATDPATPSALFSLSLGLLAVGPACVYLVPEDYPWQIVLQVLVALVSVVGGSAAFGASNIVSTLQRN encoded by the exons atgatgatgatgatgatgatggagtCCATGGCAGTAACACGTTTCTCTGCTTCAAACAACCCACTTCTTATCCGATCCATGGCTACACAAAAACCAACTCCATCCGCTACCAAAACCGTCACTTCTAAAAAG GCTCCATCGCCGGTGAAGTTATTGACAAGAGTGGAGCAATTGCGGCTGTTAACTAAAGCAGAGAAAGCTGGTTTACTATCAGCTGCTGAGAAATCTGGACTAACTCTGTCAACAATTGAGAGACTTGGTCTTCTTTCGAAAGCCGAAGAATTGGGGATTCTTTCTGCAGCTACTGACCCTGCAACCCCATCTGCACTCTTCAGCTTGAGCTTGGGATTGCTGGCTGTGGGCCCTGCTTGTGTGTATCTGGTCCCTGAAGATTACCCTTGGCAAATTGTTTTGCAGGTGTTGGTTGCTCTAGTTTCTGTTGTTGGTGGCTCTGCAGCTTTTGGAGCCTCAAATATTGTTTCCACTTTGCAGAGAAATTAA
- the LOC132632854 gene encoding mitochondrial import receptor subunit TOM5 homolog — MAVSVISMDKIKAFWHSQVHDEDKWALNMKLLRATALFGGSIILMRQYGDLMAI, encoded by the exons ATGGCGGTCTCAGTGATATCAATGGATAAGATTAAAGCTTTTTGGCACTCTCAGGTTCATGACGAAGATAAATGGGCTCTCAACATG AAACTGCTTCGTGCTACAGCTCTCTTTGGTGGTTCCATCATTTTGATGCGCCAGTATGGTGATCTCATGGCTATCTGA
- the LOC132632853 gene encoding probable aspartic proteinase GIP2, with protein MPFTSYCLIFISSLILSISYCIGQGSPQAKALILSVIKDSSTLQYITQIGQRTPLVPIKLTIHLGGQTLWVDCENAYVSSTYRPALCGSKQCTIAKVNTCGNCSSTPSPRIGCNNNACYNTPENPFIKTSYDGGEINEDVLSLQSTDGSNPGNFVKIPSFIFTCVPTFLTEGLASGVKGTVGLGRNRIALPSQLAEIFSFPRKFAVCLSSSTQSSGVIFFGDGPYMMLPNIDISKNLIFTPLITNPFGTGSVSFLNESSSEYFIGVKSIRVTGKPVTVNKKLLAIDKRGNGGTKISTGSPYSILESSIYDAMTKAFIDELSNVTRVAAVAPFEFCFSSKSVGSTRVGPGVPAIDLVLQTTRVYWRIFGANSMVKVSQDVICLGFVNGGLNPTTSIVIGGYQIEDNLLQFDLARSTLGFSSSLLFSQTTCANFNFTTKA; from the coding sequence ATGCCTTTTACTAGCTACTGTTTGATCTTCATTTCTTCACTTATCCTCTCCATTTCTTATTGCATAGGCCAAGGTTCTCCCCAGGCCAAAGCTCTCATCCTTTCTGTGATCAAAGACTCATCTACTCTCCAATACATCACCCAAATTGGCCAAAGAACTCCTCTTGTGCCCATCAAGTTGACAATTCATCTTGGTGGACAAACTCTATGGGTAGATTGTGAAAATGCTTATGTGAGTTCCACGTATAGACCAGCTCTTTGTGGTTCAAAACAATGTACCATTGCCAAAGTGAACACTTGTGGAAACTGCAGCTCCACTCCCAGCCCCAGGATTGGCTGTAACAATAATGCATGTTATAACACCCCAGAAAATCCATTCATCAAGACTTCATATGATGGTGGTGAAATTAATGAAGACGTTTTATCGCTACAATCCACTGATGGATCAAATCCTGGTAACTTTGTAAAGATCCCAAGCTTCATTTTCACCTGTGTTCCTACATTCTTGACTGAAGGTTTGGCTAGTGGGGTGAAAGGTACTGTTGGATTGGGAAGGAACCGTATCGCACTTCCTTCCCAATTAGCTGAAATCTTCAGCTTTCCAAGAAAATTTGCTGTTTGTTTGAGTTCATCCACTCAATCTTCTGGTGTCATATTTTTTGGTGATGGACCTTATATGATGCTTCCAAATATTGATATCTctaaaaatctcatttttacGCCGTTGATCACCAACCCTTTTGGTACTGGATCAGTTTCTTTCCTAAATGAATCTTCTTCAGAGTACTTCATTGGAGTGAAATCTATTAGAGTTACTGGCAAACCAGTGACAGTTAACAAAAAATTGCTCGCAATTGACAAGAGAGGAAATGGTGGAACAAAAATCAGCACAGGGAGTCCTTATTCAATCTTGGAATCTTCCATCTACGATGCTATGACTAAAGCTTTTATTGACGAGTTATCTAATGTCACCAGAGTGGCTGCTGTGGCCCCTTTTGAGTTTTGTTTCAGCTCGAAAAGTGTTGGTAGCACGAGGGTTGGACCAGGTGTTCCTGCCATTGATCTTGTGTTGCAGACTACGCGAGTTTATTGGAGGATTTTTGGTGCAAATTCAATGGTGAAAGTTAGCCAAGATGTGATCTGCTTAGGATTTGTGAATGGAGGGCTTAATCCTACTACTTCAATTGTCATAGGAGGATATCAAATTGAGGACAATCTTCTACAGTTTGATCTTGCTAGATCAACACTTGGTTTTAGCTCATCCCTTTTGTTCAGCCAAACTACATGTGCCAATTTCAACTTCACAACTAAGGCTTAA